NNNNNNNNNNNNNNNNNNNNNNNNNNNNNNNNNNNNNNNNNNNNNNNNNNNNNNNNNNNNNNNNNNNNNNNNNNNNNNNNNNNNNNNNNNNNNNNNNNNNNNNNNNNNNNNNNNNNNNNNNNNNNNNNNNNNNNNNNNNNNNNNNNNNNNNNNNNNNNNNNNNNNNNNNNNNNNNNNNNNNNNNNNNNNNNNNNNNNNNNNNNNNNNNNNNNNNNNNNNNNNNNNNNNNNNNNNNNNNNNNNNNNNNNNNNNNNNNNNNNNNNNNNNNNNNNNNNNNNNNNNNNNNNNNNNNNNNNNNNNNNNNNNNNNNNNNNNNNNNNNNNNNNNNNNNNNNNNNNNNNNNNNNNNNNNNNNNNNNNNNNNNNNNNNNNNNNNNNNNNNNNNNNNNNNNNNNNNNNNNNNNNNNNNNNNNNNNNNNNNNNNNNNNNNNNNNNNNNNNNNNNNNNNNNNNNNNNNNNNNNNNNNNNNNNNNNNNNNNNNNNNNNNNNNNNNNNNNNNNNNNNNNNNNNNNNNNNNNNNNNNNNNNNNNNNNNNNNNNNNNNNNNNNNNNNNNNNNNNNNNNNNNNNNNNNNNNNNNNNNNNNNNNNNNNNNNNNNNNNNNNNNNNNNNNNNNNNNNNNNNNNNNNNNNNNNNNNNNNNNNNNNNNNNNNNNNNNNNNNNNNNNNNNNNNNNNNNNNNNNNNNNNNNNNNNNNNNNNNNNNNNNNNNNNNNNNNNNNNNNNNNNNNNNNNNNNNNNNNNNNNNNNNNNNNNNNNNNNNNNNNNNNNNNNNNNNNNNNNNNNNNNNNNNNNNNNNNNNNNNNNNNNNNNNNNNNNNNNNNNNNNNNNNNNNNNNNNNNNNNNNNNNNNNNNNNNNNNNNNNNNNNNNNNNNNNNNNNNNNNNNNNNNNNNNNNNNNNNNNNNNNNNNNNNNNNNNNNNNNNNNNNNNNNNNNNNNNNNNNNNNNNNNNNNNNNNNNNNNNNNNNNNNNNNNNNNNNNNNNNNNNNNNNNNNNNNNNNNNNNNNNNNNNNNNNNNNNNNNNNNNNNNNNNNNNNNNNNNNNNNNNNNNNNNNNNNNNNNNNNNNNNNNNNNNNNNNNNNNNNNNNNNNNNNNNNNNNNNNNNNNNNNNNNNNNNNNNNNNNNNNNNNNNNNNNNNNNNNNNNNNNNNNNNNNNNNNNNNNNNNNNNNNNNNNNNNNNNNNNNNNNNNNNNNNNNNNNNNNNNNNNNNNNNNNNNNNNNNNNNNNNNNNNNNNNNNNNNNNNNNNNNNNNNNNNNNNNNNNNNNNNNNNNNNNNNNNNNNNNNNNNNNNNNNNNNNNNNNNNNNNNNNNNNNNNNNNNNNNNNNNNNNNNNNNNNNNNNNNNNNNNNNNNNNNNNNNNNNNNNNNNNNNNNNNNNNNNNNNNNNNNNNNNNNNNNNNNNNNNNNNNNNNNNNNNNNNNNNNNNNNNNNNNNNNNNNNNNNNNNNNNNNNNNNNNNNNNNNNNNNNNNNNNNNNNNNNNNNNNNNNNNNNNNNNNNNNNNNNNNNNNNNNNNNNNNNNNNNNNNNNNNNNNNNNNNNNNNNNNNNNNNNNNNNNNNNNNNNNNNNNNNNNNNNNNNNNNNNNNNNNNNNNNNNNNNNNNNNNNNNNNNNNNNNNNNNNNNNNNNNNNNNNNNNNNNNNNNNNNNNNNNNNNNNNNNNNNNNNNNNNNNNNNNNNNNNNNNNNNNNNNNNNNNNNNNNNNNNNNNNNNNNNNNNNNNNNNNNNNNNNNNNNNNNNNNNNNNNNNNNNNNNNNNNNNNNNNNNNNNNNNNNNNNNNNNNNNNNNNNNNNNNNNNNNNNNNNNNNNNNNNNNNNNNNNNNNNNNNNNNNNNNNNNNNNNNNNNNNNNNNNNNNNNNNNNNNNNNNNNNNNNNNNNNNNNNNNNNNNNNNNNNNNNNNNNNNNNNNNNNNNNNNNNNNNNNNNNNNNNNNNNNNNNNNNNNNNNNNNNNNNNNNNNNNNNNNNNNNNNNNNNNNNNNNNNNNNNNNNNNNNNNNNNNNNNNNNNNNNNNNNNNNNNNNNNNNNNNNNNNNNNNNNNNNNNNNNNNNNNNNNNNNNNNNNNNNNNNNNNNNNNNNNNNNNNNNNNNNNNNNNNNNNNNNNNNNNNNNNNNNNNNNNNNNNNNNNNNNNNNNNNNNNNNNNNNNNNNNNNNNNNNNNNNNNNNNNNNNNNNNNNNNNNNNNNNNNNNNNNNNNNNNNNNNNNNNNNNNNNNNNNNNNNNNNNNNNNNNNNNNNNNNNNNNNNNNNNNNNNNNNNNNNNNNNNNNNNNNNNNNNNNNNNNNNNNNNNNNNNNNNNNNNNNNNNNNNNNNNNNNNNNNNNNNNNNNNNNNNNNNNNNNNNNNNNNNNNNNNNNNNNNNNNNNNNNNNNNNNNNNNNNNNNNNNNNNNNNNNNNNNNNNNNNNNNNNNNNNNNNNNNNNNNNNNNNNNNNNNNNNNNNNNNNNNNNNNNNNNNNNNNNNNNNNNNNNNNNNNNNNNNNNNNNNNNNNNNNNNNNNNNNNNNNNNNNNNNNNNNNNNNNNNNNNNNNNNNNNNNNNNNNNNNNNNNNNNNNATGAATGTTTGCTACAACGAAGAGCAGTTGGAAAGTTTTTTGGAAATGGCAACAGAAGTTTCAAAACAGCATCCGGTGGTCATTTCAGAATTCCTCGACCGTTGCAAGGAAATAGAAATTGATGCGGTGGCAAAAGACGGTGAAATTTTGCTTTACGCTATTTCGGAACACGTGGAATTTGCAGGAGTTCACTCAGGTGATGCTACAACGCAGTTTCCGCCGCAAAAAATTTATGTGGAAACCATCCGCAGAATTAAAAATATCGCCCGCGAAATTGCNAAATCGTTGAATATTTCCGGTCCGTTTAATATCCAATTCCTTGCAAGAGATAATTATATCAAAGTGATTGAATGTAATTTGCGTTCGTCGCGTTCGTTCCCGTTTGTTTCCAAAGTGCTGAAAATCAATTTTATTGAACTGGCAACCAAAGTAATGCTCGGAATGGAGGTGGAAAAACCGGAAAAATCGGCATTTGANTTGGATTATGTNGGAATAAAAGCTTCGCAGTTCTCTTTCTCACGTTTACAACTTGCGGATCCCGTATTGAGTGTGGATATGACTTCAACTGGTGAAGTTGGTTGNATCGGCGACAGTTTTTCTGAAGCCATTCTTAAAGCGTTGCTTTCNGTTGGGTACAGAATTCCGAAAAAAGCGGTAATGATTTCGTCGGGAAGTACAAAATCGAAAGTNGATTTGTTGGATGCTTGTAAATTACTNGCTGAGAANGACTATGAACTTTACGCAACAAGAGGTACACAGGTATTTTTNGAAGAAAACGGAGTAAAATCTACGGCTGTACTTTGGCCCGANGAAGAAGGCGCTTTGAATGTGCGTGAAATGATNGCNGATAAGAAATTCGATTTGATTATCAATATACCGAAAGACGTTACCAAACGTGAATTAACCAATGGTTATTTGATTCGCCGCAGCGCNATTGACTTTAATA
The genomic region above belongs to uncultured Paludibacter sp. and contains:
- a CDS encoding Carbamoyl-phosphate synthase large subunit (fragment) produces the protein MNVCYNEEQLESFLEMATEVSKQHPVVISEFLDRCKEIEIDAVAKDGEILLYAISEHVEFAGVHSGDATTQFPPQKIYVETIRRIKNIAREIAKSLNISGPFNIQFLARDNYIKVIECNLRSSRSFPFVSKVLKINFIELATKVMLGMEVEKPEKSAFXLDYVGIKASQFSFSRLQLADPVLSVDMTSTGEVGXIGDSFSEAILKALLSVGYRIPKKAVMISSGSTKSKVDLLDACKLLAEXDYELYATRGTQVFXEENGVKSTAVLWPXEEGALNVREMXADKKFDLIINIPKDVTKRELTNGYLIRRSAIDFNIPLVTNARLASAFITAFXTLKEEEVKIKSWDEY